GTGGTCCACGACTGCGGCAACCTGATCAACCCGATGATCGTGGAAGGCCAGATCCACGGCGGCGTCGCGCAGGGCGTGGGCGGCGCGCTCTACGAGCGGATGGCTTACGACGAGTCGGGCCAGCTGCTCAACGCGTCGTTCATGGACTTCCTGATGCCCTACGCGACCGAGGTCCCGACCTCGATCGACATCGACCACCTCGAGACGCCGTCGCCGCTCAACCCCCTCGGCATCAAGGGCGCCGGAGAGGCCGGCGTGATCCCGTCGGCCGCCGTCTTCGCGGCTGCCATCGAGGACGCCGAGCTGCCCTCCAGCCCGGGGCTGAGGATCACGTCGATGCCGATCTCGCCGTCCGAGCTCTTCGACCTGCGCCTCGCGCACGCCCCCGCCACCCCCGCCACCCCGTCCCTCACTACCCAGCCCACCCGAGGAGTCCCGAGATGAAGTTCACCGGAGAGAACGTCCTGGCCGCGGACGTCGCGCGGGCGTGGGACGCGCTGCTCGACCCGGGGGTCCTGGTCCGGACGATCCCAGGCTGCGAGCGGCTCGAGGCCACCGGGGAGAACGCCTACGCGATGACCGTCACCGCGGGCGTCGCGTCGATCAAGGGGACCTACGCCGGCTCGTGCGAGCTGCGCGACCTCGTCGAGCACGAGTCGCTGGTGATGAGGCTCGACGGCGCCGGCGCCCCCGGCACGATCGGCGCGACGGTCAACGTCCGCTTCGCGCCCGAGGGCTCCGCGACGCGCGTCTCGTACGACGCCGACGCCGTCGTCGGCGGGATGATCGGCGGCGTCGGTCAGCGGATGCTCACCTCGGTCTCCAAGCGGATGGCGGGGGAGTTCTTCGGCAACGTCGACGCGGCCCTCGCGGGTGGTCCGGACCCTGGTCCCACGGCCGACGGCGTCGCACCGGTGGCTGCCGAGCCCGCCGCCGTCGGCCAGGTCTTCGTCGCGCCGGCCCCCTCCGCCGCCGGGTCGCGGCAGGACTTCCTCACCGGCGTCGCCGTCGGCGCCGGCCTGGTGCTCGCGGGAGTCATCGTGGGCGGCATCGTCGGGCGTCGCCGGTGAGCGGCCTCACCGTCGAGTCCACCGCGCGCGAGCAGGCCGCAGCGGTCCGCTCGGGCGAGATCTCGGCGGCCGAGCTGCTCGAGCTGCACCTCGACCGGATCGAGGAGCGCAACCCCGAGCTCAACGCGATCGTGTCCCTCGACGCCGAGCGCGCGCGGGCGTGGGCCGCGGTCGCCGACCAGGCGCAGGCCTCCGGCGAGGAGGTGGGCCCCCTGCACGGGCTGCCCTTCGCGGTGAAGGACACCCACGCCCTCCGGGGCTGGCGCACGACCTACGGCTCGCCGATCTTCGCCGACGCCGTCGCCGACCACGACGACCTGCTCGTCGAGCGCATCCGCGCGGCGGGGGCGGTCTTCATCGGCAAGACCAACGTGCCGGAGTTCGCGGCCGGCTCCCACACCTTCAACACGGTCTTCGGCGTCACCCGAAACCCCGTCGACCCCTCGCGCTCGGCCGGCGGGTCGAGCGGGGGAGCGGCGTGCGCGCTGGCGTCGGGCATGGTGCCGCTGGCCGACGGCTCCGACATGGGCGGATCGCTGCGCAACCCGGCGTCGTTCTGCGGCGTCGTCGGCATGCGCCCCTCGCTGGGACGCGTGCCGGAGTGGCCGCTCTACAACCAGTGGGAGAGCACGTCGGTCGGCGGCCCGTTGGCCCGCAACGTCGGCGACCTGGCGCTGCTGCTGTCGGTCATCGCGGGACCCGACCCCCGCACCCCGCTCGCGCTCGGCGACCCCGGGTCGTCGTTGGCCCCGCCGCTCACGCCCGCGCCGCTCGCCGGCCTGCGGGTGGCGTGCTCGGTCGACCTCGGCGGCGCGCTGGTGGTCGACCACGAGGTCGCCGACGTCGTACGCACCACCGCGCGGCGGCTGTCCGACGCCGGTGCGTCGGTGGCTGAGGCACACCCCGACCTGTCGCTGGCCGACGACACCTTCCGCACGCTGCGGGCCTGGCACTTCCGGGCGAGGTTCGCCGAGCTGCTCGCCGAGCACCCGACGTCGTTCAAGCCCACCCTGGAGGCCAACATCCGCGCCGGCGAGCCGCTCACCGGCGCCGACGTCGCGCGGGCCTACACCCAGCGCACCTCGCTGTCGGAGACGATGCGGCTCTTCTTCGGCGACCACGACGTGCTGCTGCTTCCCACCTCGCAGGTGCCGCCGTTCCCGGTGGAGCAGGAGTACCCCGACACGATCAACGGCGAGCAGATGCCCGACTACCTCGCCTGGATGCGCTCGGCCTACTTCATCACCGTCACCGGCTGCCCCGCGATCTCCGTGCCCGCCGGACGCACCGCCGACGGTCTGCCCGTCGGCGT
The sequence above is drawn from the Nocardioides sp. zg-1228 genome and encodes:
- a CDS encoding amidase gives rise to the protein MSGLTVESTAREQAAAVRSGEISAAELLELHLDRIEERNPELNAIVSLDAERARAWAAVADQAQASGEEVGPLHGLPFAVKDTHALRGWRTTYGSPIFADAVADHDDLLVERIRAAGAVFIGKTNVPEFAAGSHTFNTVFGVTRNPVDPSRSAGGSSGGAACALASGMVPLADGSDMGGSLRNPASFCGVVGMRPSLGRVPEWPLYNQWESTSVGGPLARNVGDLALLLSVIAGPDPRTPLALGDPGSSLAPPLTPAPLAGLRVACSVDLGGALVVDHEVADVVRTTARRLSDAGASVAEAHPDLSLADDTFRTLRAWHFRARFAELLAEHPTSFKPTLEANIRAGEPLTGADVARAYTQRTSLSETMRLFFGDHDVLLLPTSQVPPFPVEQEYPDTINGEQMPDYLAWMRSAYFITVTGCPAISVPAGRTADGLPVGVQLVARHGADRQLLQVAAALEELVAGD
- a CDS encoding carbon monoxide dehydrogenase subunit G; translation: MKFTGENVLAADVARAWDALLDPGVLVRTIPGCERLEATGENAYAMTVTAGVASIKGTYAGSCELRDLVEHESLVMRLDGAGAPGTIGATVNVRFAPEGSATRVSYDADAVVGGMIGGVGQRMLTSVSKRMAGEFFGNVDAALAGGPDPGPTADGVAPVAAEPAAVGQVFVAPAPSAAGSRQDFLTGVAVGAGLVLAGVIVGGIVGRRR